GCTTATTGATGGTTTTCGTAATGAAATGGTTGAGTTTTAAGAGACGATTGTTCGCTTAAAATAGACCTATCTTGAAATTGAATCATTGAGCCCCATATTAAATCATCTAAACGTTTAAAAATGCACTTGTCTATATGACCATGTTGAACATGGAGGATCTATGTCTATTGAACAATTGAAAGAATTATTTGGTAATCAAGACGCGATTTTAGAACTTGTTCAACTTGAAAATGGTGAATTGGCTTTACGTAATGCAGGCTCTGAAACTCAGCCGCTTTTAACCATTCAATTTAATGATGAAGTGAAGAAACTATTGGGTGATCAAGTGCCAGTTATTGCTCAACATATGATTCAAGCTGCATTATTTGGTTTGCTGGAAAAAGAAGTTAATGAAATGCAGGCAGAAATCGTGGATCAAAAACCAAAATTTTATAGCTAACAGATATCAATAAAAAAAGCGCACTTTAAAGTGCGCTTTTTTTATGGGTGATGATTTAGTGTGAAGGGCTATGCTCATGCGCAATGTGGATCTGATGCAAAATATGTTCGCTCATATTTTTTGCCATTTCCTCTTTTGCATAATAAACCTGACCAACATTGTCACGACGAATGACCTCAGCTTCTTCCTTGCTTTCAGCACATAGCAAGACCTGAATTTTAGGATTTAAAGTTTTTGCGATATCCACGATTTTATGAATGTCGATAATGTCCATCGGGGAGATCACGAGCAGGCGTGCATGCTGAATATGTGCTTGAATTAAAACGCTAGGTTCAGTGGCTGCACCTGAAACGGCAGCAATACCTTTAGCACGTAAATTTTCTACAATCTCACGATTTTCTTCTGCAATCACGACTTTAATGTTTTGATCCATTAAAGAGCGAGTCACACGACGACCGACCTCACCATGACCAATCATCACCACCTGATCGCGCAGGTAGTCCTGTGAGACCTCATCTGGAAGCATCGCCAAGGGGTCACCACTACGTTCAAGTAAACGTGCCAATGACGAGCGCTCACGAATCCATGTTTGAACTGGTTCAATTGCAGAGAAAATAAATGAGTTCAAAGTAATTGAAATGAGTGCACCTGCCAAAATTAGGTTTTGGCCTTCAAGCGACAGTAAGTTCAGTGACACACCAAGCGCTGCCAAAATAAATGAGAATTCACCAATTTGTGCAAGCGATGCCCCAACTGTAAGAGCAGTATTGATTGGATAACGGAAGAATAAAACCAATGCCATGGCCGCAATGGTCTTACCAATCATAATGATGCCAACAACAGAGAGTACATGTAGGGGTTGTTCAATCAAAATTCTTGGGTCGAATAACATCCCGACTGAAACGAAGAATAAAATTGAAAAAATTTCACGCAAAGGTAAAGTTTCTTCTTCAGCACGATGGCTAAAGTCAGATTCTTTAACCACCATCCCCGCGAAGAATGCACCGAGTGCCATTGAAACACCAAAGACTTTGTATGCACCGAAGGCAATCGAAATTGCTGCTGCCACCACTGTTAAGGTAAAGAGTTCACGAGAACCTAAGCGGGCAACAAACTGCATGATCATTGGCACTAAACGTTTACCAATAATCAGCATGAAAGCAATAAAGCCGGCTACTTTGAGCAAGGTAATGCCTAAGGTGATCCAGACATTCTGATCGCTACTACTACCTTGCAGTGCCTGACCACCGAGCAATACTGCGGTTGCAGGTAGCAATACCAATGCCAGAACCATGACCAGATCTTCAACCAGCAGCCAGCCAACGGCGATTTTACCGTTAATGGACTCGAGTAGACCACGATCGCCAAGGGCTTTCAGGAGTACAACGGTACTGGCACACGATAGACTCAGACCAAAGACCAGGGCAGTACCAAAACTCCAGCCCCAGAGCATAGAGACACCAACACCGAGCAAGGTTGCTACTGCAATTTGCAGAATCGCACCAGGCAGGGCAATACGCCTTACCTGCATCAGGTCATTGAGGGAAAAGTGCATCCCGACACCAAACATCAGGAACATGACGCCGAGTTCAGCCAACTGATTGGCAAGATTAATTTCACCGACAATACCCGGTGTGTTCGGGCTAATGATAATGCCCGCAATTAAATATCCGATAAGAGGGGGGAGTCGTAAGCGTGCTGCTATATAGCCAAACACAAGTGCAAGACCAAAACCTACCGCTAGTAATATGATGAGATCTACGTCATGTGGCACTCAACACTCCTTTTTTGTCTTGCATGAGAGGGAAATAAGCACAAAAAGTGCCAAAACAGTTTGAAATTTTAGCAATTTGCATAAAAAAAATGCAAAAAAAAACGACCTGTGAGGGTCGCTTTTTTCAAAAAACTAAAATTATTTAATTTTAGCTTCTTTGAAGATTACATGTTGACGGATTTTTGGATCAAATTTTTTGATTTCCATTTTTTCCGGCATAGTACGTTTGTTCTTAGTAGTGGTATAGAAATAACCTGTACCAGCTGAAGAAACTAAGCGAATCTTATCACGCATTGTCCTGACTCCTTACTTAGATCTTTTGACCTTGAGCACGAAGGTCAGCAACAACCTTTTCGATACCCAATTTGTCGATAATACGCATACCTTTAGTAGTTAGACGAAGACGTACGAAACGTTTTTCGCTTTCTAACCAGAAACGGTGGTGGTGCAGGTTCGGCTCGAACCGGCGCTTAGTTTTGTTGTTGGCGTGTGAGACGTTGTTACCAACGACTGGACGCTTGCCGGTAACTTGGCAAACCTTAGACATGGTGTAACTCCATTGATTCAGCCAACAGCAAATCTGTATGGCCAGTCAAAAATAAACGGATTGAATTCATTCAAGGGGCGTTTTATACCAAAAATGCGCTTAAAAGACAAGCGATTTCAGCTAAAACGAAACATGAGCTAGTTTGATAGCTCATGCCTTGATCAGTTAACGAAGAAGAGTCTTCGAAATCAGTTTATGAATCGGCTTATTAAACGGCGGGAGAATGTATTTTAAGCTATACAGCTTAGGATTGGACATTACAGACCGTTCATGCGACAAACTGAAGAAGCCTTCAGGTCCATGATACTTGCCCATACCAGAGGCACCAATGCCTCCAAATGGCAGGTCATCTTGTGCAACATGGGTCAGAACAGTATTTTGCCCGAAGTGCCCTGAATGTGTTCGCTGTGCGACATAATCGGCACGCGCTTGATCAAAGTCGAAATAGTATAATGCAAGAGGACGCGGACGGCTATTAATAAACTCGATTACATCGTCAATTTGATCATATTCCATGATTGGAAGCAGTGGACCAAAGATTTCATTCTGCATAATTTGCATATCTGGCGTGACATTGGTCAGAATGGTCGGTGCAATTTTGCGTAAGTCAGCAGCATTTTCATTACGCGGATTAATTTCAATAATATTTGCCCCATTGTTACGAGCATCTTCTAAATAGCCTTGCAGACGGTTGTACTGTTTATCATTAATAATCGAGGTGTAATCCTGATTATGCGTGATATCTGGGTACATGGTTTCAACAAAGTGTTTAAAGTGCTCAATAAATTCAGCTGTTTTACCACGCGGTAAGAACATATAGTCGGGCGCAACACAGGTTTGGCCTGCATTCCACAGTTTACCTACTGCAATACGTTCTGCGACATCTTTCAAATCGATTGATGGATGAACCAGCACAGGGGACTTACCACCAAGTTCTAAAATGACAGGCACTAAGTTTTCAGCTGCAGCAGCCATTACCGTTTTTCCGACAGATGTCGAACCTGTGAAAATCATTTTATCGAAAGGTAATCGGCAGAATGCATCAGAAATTGCACCACCACCATTGACCACCGCTACCAATTCTTTTGGGAAAGCTTCAGCAAGTGCTTTTTCAAGGACATTACCAAACGCTGCAGATGCACTCGAAATTTTGATCATGGCATGGTTACCTGCAGCCAAGGCACAAATTAAAGGCCCAACTGAAAGTAATAAAGGATAATTCCACGGTGCCATAATGCCGATCACACCTAAAGGTTGATATTGCACCCAGGCTTTTGCAGGTTGGTGAATAATTCCGATATGACGCTTTGACGGTTTCATCCAATTGGTCAAATTTTTACTATAATATTTAATTTGTTCAAGACAGGTGAGTAGTTCACCGATCTTCGTTTCACCAATGGAACGATTACCGTAATCTTGATTAATTGCATCAGCAAATTGATCTTGATACTTAACTAAGATACGCTTGAGACGTGCTAAACGATCGATACGTTCCTTTGCAGTCGGTAGTGGATAGCGCGAATAAGCGTGTTTTTGTTGTGTCAGTATGTCGTTTAAATGCTGACGATCAAAAAGATGGGGTGTCATTGAGCTTGTTTTTGTGTGACTGTTCATGCCGCACTACCATATTGAAAAATCGATTAATTATTTTTTAGAGTAAATACTCTAAATAGTCAAGTTACTTTATGTGTTAGCCTACTAATGCATTTGCTGAATGGTTATTTTAGGATGTCCCATACCAAAACGTTAAAAACCAAAGAACGTATATTGCAGTTGAGTTTGCAGTTGTTTAACGAGCGTGGCGAACGTTCCGTGACCACCAATCATATTGCTGCTGAATTGGGAATGAGTCCTGGCAACTTGTATTACCATTTCCGTAATAAAAACGAGATCATTAAAGAATTAATGGAGCAATACCAAAAGCAAACTTTGGAAATGCTCGCATTACCGGATGATCGTCAACTTGATGCCAATGACAAAATTCACTACTTCCAAGTGTTAAGTAGTCAGTTGTGGGCATATCGTTTTTTACATCGTGATGTCTATCACTTGGTAGAAAACAATGAAGATTTCCGTCGTTTGTATCCGCGCTTTGCGGGTGAAGTGATGCAGCAGGGGCAGAAAATTTATAAAGCCTTTGTAAATGCAGGCTTAATGGAAATGACTGATTCTGAAATTGAAGCACTGATCATTAACTTATGGATTGTGCTGACCAACTGGACCAACTTCCTGTATATGTCGGGCCATATTACCGATTCGAATACCTTGGAAGAAAAATGGGTTTGGCAAGCGCTACGTCAGATGGTGTTCTTGGAAGGTGCGTACTTACGTGGTGAGAGTCGTCAAACCTATGAAAGCTTACTCAATAGCATGGGTGGCTCAGAATTGTTTGCAAGTCTTTCATCGATTAAGAATACGGATGCTGAATCAGCTATTCAGAATCTGTAAGAAACGCGCTAGAATGCTCGGCTTATTTTTTAATTTAACTGATTAGTGACTTTAACCACCATGAATATGACGACTGCCAATACCGCACGTTTATTGATTACTTGTGAAGACAAGCCAGGCATCGTACAGGCTGTGTCTAGCTTCTTATATCATCAAGGCGCAAACATTACTGCACTTGATCAATATGCGACGGAAGCACAAGGCGGGCGTTATTTCATGCGCGTTGAGTTTGAACTCGACAACTTACAAAGCCGTAAAGAAAGTTTAATTCAAACTTTTGCTGTAAATGTTGCAGAACGCTATGAAATGCAATGGCGTTTAGCACTCGTCAGTGATGTGAAGAAAGTCGGGATTTTGGTGTCTAAAGTTGACCATGCCTTACTTGAACTGCTTTGGCGTCATGCGCGTGGCGGTTTGCCATGTGAAATTACCAAAGTGGTTTCAAACCATGAAACACTACGTGAATCGGTTGAAAACTTCGGTATTCCATTTGAAGTTGTGCCAGTAAACAAAGAAAACAAACGCGAAGCTTATGCAAAAATTGATGAGTTGATGCAAGGCAATGACTTGTTGATTTTAGCGCGTTATATGCAAATTCTTGATGAAGAGTTTGTACAAAAATGGGAAATGAAAGTGATCAATATTCACCATTCATTCCTCCCTGCTTTTGTGGGCGCAAACCCTTATAAACAAGCACATGAGAAAGGCGTGAAGTTGATTGGTGCTACAGCGCACTACGTAACAGCAGATCTTGACCAAGGTCCAATCATTGAGCAAGACGTAGAGCGTGTAAACCATGACTTTACTGTTGAGCAATTACGTGAATTGGGTCAGGACGTAGAGCGTAATGTCTTGGCACGCGCAGTAAAATGGCATCTGGAAGATCGTATTATTGTCGATGGCAATAAAACTGTTGTTTTCCAATAAAACAATGAAACATCAAAAAGGCATACTTTAAGTATGCCTTTTTTGTATCTGCGTCAAAAAAATACTGGAAAGATGACATTAGTAGTTGCAAATGAAAACACTTCTCATTTATTATTGGCGTACTTTAATTGTGCTAACCGATGCGCTTAATTGATCTTTTCTAAAATAGATTAGATTGATCCATCGAGGTAATAGATTTAATGAGTCAAATTGCTGCGCCCCAAATGCCTACACCGCCGAATCAGATGAAGAAAAAAGCAATCTCTATCGTAGCGGCTGTTTTAATCGGGCATGTGGGTGTGATCTGGGGTGTTAGCCAGATGAAAGCCCCTGAACTGGCTCCTATTGATAAGAAGCCCTTAAAAGTGCGCTTTGTAAAATTGCAAGAATCTCCACGTCCATTACCGCCTAAGCCGAAAGCAGAACCAAAAAAAGAGCCGCCAAAGCCTAAAGAAGTTAAGATTGTAGAAAAACCTGTACCAGCACCACCAAAAAAAGTTGAAAAAGTTCAACAAGTGCAAAAGCAAACTGCACCAAAAACAGTGACAGCACCACCGATAGAAGCAAAACCGACACCAGCACCTGTTGTGCCTACGGTAGTCACTGAAACAAAAGTAAAACCTGCGCCAGCACCTGTTACGCCACCAGCACCTGTTACGCCACCAGCACCGGCTACGCCGCCTGCACCTCCAGCGCCACCTGCACCGAAGAATGTTTCTCTCGGGGGCGGGGTAAGTTGGTTGCGTGCGCCAAAAGTGTCAATGTCTCCAGGTGAACTTCGCTCGAGTTGTTCAATGGTGGTGGATATTACTGCGAATGAGCAAGGTAAAGTAACGACTGCTACAGCACGAAATTCATCATGTAGCCCTGCAGTGAACCGTAAAGTGGAATCTGCAGTGCGACGTGCACAACTCACCAAATATGTTGAAAATGGTGTGGCATACCCAATACGTGGTGTGGAACAACCATTCGATTTTCAAGTGAAATAAATTACGGCTAACCCATTAGGAGTTCGAGTATGAACTTTTCAGTTTATTGGCAACATGCAGATGCAGTGAGTAAAACACTGTATTTCGTATTATTGGCAATGTCGATTGCAACGTGGACCATTGTGGTTTTACGTTTGCTTGGTACACGTCAATTAAAACAAATTGCGTATGCTCAATTATCTGAAGCATTAGATAAGCTGAAAGCTAAATTTGCTCCATTAGCATTTGAACAACGTAAGGCAGTGGCTGAACAAGCGCTTTTACGTCAAATTGCTGTTGAAAAAGCCAATGCTGAAAAAGGTATTGCAGTGCTCGGTACATTGGCTTCAATTGCACCATTCGTTGGTTTGTTCGGTACAGTATGGGGTATTTTCCACGCCCTAGTTGCTGTCGGTCGTAGCGGTCAAGCAGGCCTTGCTCAAGTGGCGACACCTGTAGGTGAAGCATTGATTATGACTGGTCTTGGTTTGGCTGTGGCTATTCCAGCAGTATTGGCATACAACATCTGCGTACGTGCAAACCGTACACTGAGCAATGAATTACAAGATCATGCGCATAGCTTATTGATCGATACCATGTTGCAACAGGAATCAGCACAAAAAGCTGAAGCGAAAGTTGCGCAAAGCAGTTTAGTTGGAGGTCAAGCTTAATGGCTTTTCAATTGGGTGAAGACAACGATACAGGCATGAATGAGATGAATCTCATTCCCTTGATCGACATTATGTTGGTATTGATGATCATCTTCTTGGTGACAGCAACCGTTGCTAACCCATCAATTCCATTAACCTTGCCGCAAACAGATGCTAAAGTGATCGACTTGCCACCTGAAAATGTCACCATCAGCATTAATGCGCAAGGTGATGTTGCTTGGAATGGTAATGTTGTATCACTTGATGAGTTAGAAAGTCGCTTTAATACTGCAGGGCAGGCACAGCGTCAACCGACCATCGTGCTCAAAGCAGATAAAGAATCACGTTATGATGTGGTTGCTCAAGTGATGTCACGTGCGAGTGGAGCCGGACTCAGTGATATTGCATTCGCAACAGATCATTAAATATAAAACAAAAAAAGCGACCATTTCAGTCGCTTTTTTTATATCAATTACTTCAGTAATTCGACAAACTTACTGCGCAATTTATTCAGTTTTGGTGGAATGGCAAAATTGCAATAGCCTTGGTTTGGGTTACGTGCAAAGAAATTTTGATGATATTCCTCAGCAGGGTAGAAGGTCGGTGCTGGACTCAATTCAGTTACGACTTGTATGCCCTCTGCTTGAAGTGTATTAATCATCTCTTGTGCCTGATCACGTTGTTCATCACTCAAATAGAAAATCACAGAACGATACTGTGTACCGACATCATTGCCTTGACGATTGAGTGTGGTTGGATCATGTGTGGCAAAAAAGACATCTAAAATCTGTTTGAAGCTAATTTGGCTGTCATCAAAGTCGATTAAAATAACTTCTGCATGGTTGGTATCGCCGCGACAAATATCATCATAGCTTGGGTTTGTTGTGTGACCACCTGCATAGCCACTGACGACTTTTTCAATCCCTTGAACTTGTAAAAAAACAGCTTCCGTACACCAAAAGCAGCCACCACCTAACAGTGCTTGTTGCATGCCTCTATCCTTAATGTAATTCAATGAACTTAAGCTCGATTGTATACTGAAAATCTTGGAAGTAAAAAAGCCTGACGAATCAGGCTTTTATTTTTGCATTAGCGAGGTTGTACAGCACTGGTAAATTGCAAGACAGGATTACCGTTTCGATCGAATAATTTCAGGGTCTTATTAAAGACTTGGTAATGGGTCACTTTTGCTAAAGCATCTTGGAACTTTTGTTCCACACCACTGGTGTTGTTTAAGCATGCCATACGTGTGGTGGCTAACTGGCTTAAGCTCAATGTATCACGTCCAGCCGTATAACTACCCATTAAGCGGTTACAGCCATCTGAGCCGCTAAGGCGCTGTGTCGTGCCGTCAAATTGTAAACTTGGAATATTTCGAACTGATGGATCGCTTTTAATTTCAAACATGCCAATATGTGTAGCAATCCAAGTGCCATGTTGAAGTTGTAATAGATTTGCGGCTTCAATTGTTTGAGATGGGCCTTCAACAGGCGTACTTTGACAAGCGGTCAGAATCAGACTGCTTCCTAAAAGGCTGGTGGCTATGAGTTTTTTTAGCATCGTAAAGGCTTTTATTGTCAGGAAACATTTGATTATATAAACAAATTTAATTTCGCTCGGCTAGTTAAATTTACAAAATTAGAATGAATTTATTGATCTTAAGGCTTTAGATTTTTTCGCATCAATTCCGAATATTGTTGACTACTTATATTGCTGCCAAAAGGGACTTTAGGGTTTACATGGGCTTTTTGATACCACGTTGCAATATCCCATTCGTGGTGAATAGCATGTAAGTCATAGAGATAATTAGGCAAGTAACCTGAAACAATCAGTCGATAATCGGTTGGAATTGGTTTATTCGAAACAGCCTGAACCATATCAAAGACCAATGTGGTGCAGTTGCTGGTCAATGTGTTATACCATTTAGGTTCAGCACGTAAATCATCAGCTTTTTTCAAATAGGCATTAAACAAGGCCTTGGCTTCGTTTTTTTGCATATTAACCGGGAAGAAATAAACCTGTTCACCACGAATATTACTTCGGGTATAGACAATATCCTTTTCATCAGACGCGATTAGACTTAATTCAAACTTTCTAAAAAAACCACCAATCGCAGAGAAATCTTCATCTTTTTCTTTACGAATTTCGATGGAGAAGGTTAGGGGTTTTTGATCAGCAAAATCAAAGCTAATGAGGGTATGTGCAATTTTAGGTCCCATCCAATAGGAGGTAATCACATTGACGCCTGTGATTTGATTCAGGTCAAACTGACGTGTTTCCCAACGTTCAGTATAACTGCCATCATGATGCCAATCGAAATTACGGACATTGTGTAAGGTAACCAGATCGCCTTGCTGTTCATAATGCAGCATTTCAGCAACTTCAGCATTCCACACCCGATCTTGACGCGCTTCTATATTAAAGTACCAAACTAAGCTTAAAGCAAAAATGAGAATGTAGATGAGAATATCTAAAGGGCGTGAAATTAGATGACGACTAAAATAAATACCCAGTACAACACAGCTCAGTGCAATCCAAAGTACGATTAAAACGCTACTGAACAGCAGACCTAAAGGTTGCTGAATCCAAATGGCAAGACTCAGCCAAAGACTAGAGCCAATCACAAACACAACAAATACTGCATGAAATAGCCGAGTGAGCCAAAGGACTACAGTATTTGTGGGTGTTTGCATAATCAGGACTTTATTAAAAATTTATGCTTTATTTTCTGTAGGTTGCGAACTCAAAAGCAATGCCTGTTTTGTCGTCAATATGTGACTCGGATGCGATCTTTTTAAACTCAGTTGGTATAGCTGGATAATGTGCATCACCTTGAACATCGAGTTCAACATGGGTCAATTCTAGACGATCTGCAATGTTAATCGTTTGTTTAAAGATTTCACCGCCACCGATAATAAAGACTGTGTCAGGTTTTTCAGATGCTTTTACATCAGAGACTGCTTGTGACAACGCATCTTCAATGCTGTAGGCCACTTTAGCACCTTCAAAAGACCAGTTTTGATCGCGCGTGATAATCCAATTCACACGTTTTGGCAGGGTGCGCCCCATTGACTCTAGGGTCTTACGCCCCATGACCACCACGCCACCTTGGGTAATTTCCTTAAAATGTTTGAGGTCGGCTGAAATATGCCAAGGCAAGTCATTTCCTTTACCGATGCAGTGTTGCTGATCCATTGCGACGACGTGTACGACTTCTAAACCTTGAAATGCCATGCAGAAATTATCCAAATAAGAAAACAGAAATTTTGTCTATTAAAATGCAAAATCCCCCTTTAAGAAAGGGGGATTGATGCGATCTGGAAAATATTTAAATTAAACAGCAACAGGTGCTTTAATTGCAGGATGAGATTCATAGCCTACAATTTCAATATCTTCAAATTTGAAATCAAATAAATCTTTAATTTCAGGATTGAGTTTGAGCTGACATAACCCTAGAGGTTCACGAGTTAATTGCAATTGTGCTTGTTCAAAGTGGTTGGCATAAAGATGTGTATCACCGCCGGTCCAAACGAAATCGCCAACGTCTAAGTCACACACTTGTGCAATCATATGTGTGAGTAACGCATAGCTCGCAATGTTAAATGGCACGCCTAAAAAAACATCCGCACTACGTTGATACAACTGACAAGACAATTTGCCATTATGCACAAAGAATTGGAATAGGGTATGACACGGCGGTAAAGCAACTTTGCCCGCTTCATTTGGGTTCCAACCAGATACGATCAAACGACGTGAATTTGGATTGGTTTTAATCTCATTGATGAGCCATTTGATTTGGTCAAAACCGTCTTGGTTATAGCTGCCATCTTCATTTTTTGTCGCGCCAAAATTACGCCATTGATGACCGTAAACTGGACCTAGCTCGCCTTCAGGGCGACCAAAACGCGCAGTCTGTTCTGCTGTTGACCACTCATCCCAAATGCTGACTTTATTGTCTTTTAAATACTGAACGTTGGTATCGCCTTTGAGGAACCAAAGAAGTTCAATCACAATGGAACGGAAATGAACTTTTTTGGTCGTAAGTAAAGGGAAACCTTTTGAAAGATCAAAACGCATTTGATGACCGAATACTGAACGTGTCCCAGTACCTGTACGGTCGCCTTTATCACCACCGTTGTCGAGGATATGTTGTAAAAGGTCAAGATATTGGCGCATAAGTCTCTCTTAAAATATTGTTTAAATGACCTTGGCATGCACATGAAACGTCATTTTCATGTTGAATTGCATCAGAGGTTACATTGAATAAATGGCATCATAACATTTTTTTTAAAGATTGCTGATAGACCGTTCACGACAAAAATAAGCCGAAACATAGGCATAAAAAAGCACCCGATTTCGAGTGCTTTTTTAGAAAATAATCACTTATGCTGTTTTATGACCCGTATGCACGGTGTGAATTAAATCTGATAAATCATAACCAATTGATTTTGCATAAGCCAAATATTCAGCTTTGGTTCTTTCATCTAAACTTGGTGAGCGATGTAATAACCACAAATATTTTTTATTGGGTTCACCCACTAACGCAGTTTGATAGTTTTCATCAAGTTTTAGTACCCAATAATCCCCTTTAGTAAATGGGATCCAACGGAAACCTTCAGGCAAGAAACTAACTTCAAGTTTTGCATTTTCTGCATCGACAATTGTCGCTTCACCAATGGATTCATCAAGTTGTTTTTTCTCATCCAAGCAGCGGTTTTGTACACGGACTTTACCATCTTCATTTAAACTGTATACGGCAGAAATGTCGGTGCTGTCTTCTGGTTGATGTTTCATAGGTAAACGAGCAATTTCGTACCATGTTCCTAAATATTGATCTAATTTAAAATTTGAAACGGTCATTAAGTCTTGACTCATTGTGTACTCCGTTTTTCTAGTCAATTAAAAATTTCACAATGAGTCTAAACAAGATCAATAACTTAAAGTGCTGTAGTCCTGTAGTGAAATGTTGCATCTGTATTTGTTCATCGTAGGAATTGTTTAAAGATGAAGAAGATATGAACGGGATTTAAATTTACGTGAAAAAGAACGTAATTTGATCAATAAATGCACTTCTTTTTACTTAAAGAAACATGTTTTGTAACTGAGTTATTTTATTTAATTAATTATTAATCAAAGTCTTATATTTTAGGGTTTACATGATGGTTAAATTTTTTTACATTTTGAGGGTGAATATTAACATTGATCAGGCTAGTATGATCAGCCTGTTAACGAGATATAGGCCGCAATATGCAGGCGAGGAGCGATTGGTAAAGAATGGTTTATGATAATCCAGCGAACTTGAGTGCTGTACATGCTCCAGTCCAAGCAAATGTCATAATACGTTCCCAATCGGAGCAACGACCTAAAAAAGCAGTACGTAAAGAAACAGCGAAGCCAACGCATACAAGTTTTGGTGCAGCCAATGGTCAGCGTATTGATATTGCGAAATTTACCAGCTTCCTACAAGGCATTACACGTAGTACCAGTACACAGAAATGTGCCAAAAGTATTCGTGTAGGTTTGCAATCTGCAGGTGCAAAAATTGTTAACCATCCAGTAGCTGCAGCAGACTGGGGCAATACTTTGCAGCAGATTGGTTATAAGAAAATTAACCTGTCTTTTGATCGTCCTAAGAAAGGCGATATCTATATCATTAACCGTACCAATCAACATGTTTACGGTCATATTGCGGCATATTCGGGTTCAGCTTGGGTTTCTGACTTTAAGCAAAATGGTTACGCGGTATATCGCGATCCAAATGTGAAGTATGAATATTATCGTTTAGATCACTAAGTCTAAAGCGAGCAGCAGAGTTACAACCGTTTAGCTCTGTTGCTGTAAATTGAACATAAAAATAAGCCAATTCCCATAAATCCCACACCTTGAACCATCAATGCCCAAGCCTTGTCGGTCATGCTCGTTTGTATCGAGTAATACATCACAATAATTAGTGCTAAGACAGGTACATAACGAATATAGCTTATGCCTGTAACCTTGGTATATCGTAGGCTGAATCCATAGCTGAGATGTAAAGTAATTCCAAGCGCCACACAAATGCCCACATAAATTGCGTC
This window of the Acinetobacter sp. NCu2D-2 genome carries:
- a CDS encoding lipocalin family protein yields the protein MSQDLMTVSNFKLDQYLGTWYEIARLPMKHQPEDSTDISAVYSLNEDGKVRVQNRCLDEKKQLDESIGEATIVDAENAKLEVSFLPEGFRWIPFTKGDYWVLKLDENYQTALVGEPNKKYLWLLHRSPSLDERTKAEYLAYAKSIGYDLSDLIHTVHTGHKTA